A region of the Nocardia asteroides genome:
CTGGCCAGCGACCCGGTGCGGTCGGTGCTGGCCAGGGATGTAGCACGCGATCCCGGCTCGCTGACCGGACGGCGGGTCGCGGGCGCGGCGCAGGACGGTGACCCGCTCGCGGCACGGGTGATGGCCGACTTCGCGCGCTGGCTCGGGCTCGGACTGGCGTTCGTCAGCGACATCTTCGATCCGGATCTGGTGGTCATCGCGGGCGGCGTCAGCAGTTCGGCGCCGCTTTTCCTCGACGAGGCACGCGAGGAGTACGCGCGCGCGATCACCGGCGCCGGGCACCGGCCGCTGGCCCGCATCCGGACCACCCAGCTCGGGGAGGCCGCGGGCATGATCGGTGCCGCCGATCTCGCCAGGGCGGCCCTGCCCACTGAAGCGCACAAGCCCGCGCGGATCGCGCGGACCCACCGTTGACGCCGGAGCGCACGACCTCGCGGCGTGGCGCGACACGCCGGTGTCCACCATCGGTCGGCGTGGGGGCCGAAGTGTGGTGAGATTCGCCGCTGCGGTTGGATGTGATCTTGCACCAACGGTAAAGTCGGGATTTGACGCAGGTGCCCGCTACTATCCCGGTCCCGGGGGAAGGACGTCATGTTCTACTGGCTGCTGAAGTTCGTGCTGCTGGGACCGTTCATTCATCTCTACAATCGGCCTACGGTCGAGGGTGTGGAGAACATTCCGGCGGACGGGCCGGCCATTATGGCGGGTAACCACCTCTCCTTCGCCGATTGGTTGTTCGCTCCGTTGCTGAGTCCGCGGCGGATCAACTACCTCGCCAAGGCCGAGTACTTCAACACCCCCGGCATCAAGGGCCGGTTCCAGAAGTTCTTCTTCAGCGCCTCGGGCCAGTACCCGATCGACCGCAGCGGCGCCGACGCCGCCGAGGACGCGCTGAACGCCGCCCGCAAGCTGCTCGACCAGGGCCGCTTGGTCGGCCTCTACCCGGAGGGCACCCGCTCCCCCGATGGCCGCCTGTACAAGGGCAAGACGGGCCTGGCCCGCCTGGCGCTGGAGACCGGCGTTCCCGTCATCCCGGTCGCCGTCATCGGCACCGACCAGGTCAGCCCGCCCGGGCCGTTCCGCTGGCGCCGCAGGAAGGTCACCGTCAAGTTCGGCGAGCCCATCGATTTCTCCCGCTACGAGGGCATGGGCGGCAACCGCTTCGTCGAACGCGCCGTCACCGACGAGGTCATGTACGAACTCATGCGGCTCACCGGTCAGGAGTACGTCGACGTCTACGCGCACAGCTTGAAGGAGGGCGTACCCAGCGGCAGCCGCCCCGCGGCCGTGTCCGTCCGCATTCCCGACACCGCCGCGGGCTGATCCAGTTCGTCTCCGGCCCCGAGACCGCACGGTCTCGGGGCCGTTTCGTGTCCGGCCCCGGGCGATACGCTGAGCGAGCGATAACGCGACAGCGAGAAGCACTGAGGCCGAGCGCCTATTGGCCGCACGGACCCAGCCCGTTCACGTGGCGTTGACGTAGTTGCGCCAAGGTGTCCCACATGACTGGCTCAGGACCATCCCGGCGCACCGTCTTACGGGCCTCCGCGCTCGGACTCGTCGCAGCCCCGGCGCTGGCGGCATGCGCAGCGGACAGCGGCCCCGGGCTGGTCCGGCCGCGACCGGTGCTCACGCACGGCGTAGCGGTGGGCGACCCACGCGCGGACGGCGCACTGATCTGGGCCCGCGCCGATCGTCCCGCCACGTTGATCGTGGAAACCGCCGCCACGGAATCGTTCACCGACGCCAAGCGTTTCACCGGTCCGTTGCTCACACCGGATTCCGACGGCACCGGCCGGGTGCGGGTCGACGGGCTGCCCGCGGGACAGCTGGTGCACTACCGGGTGACCCTGCGAGGCGAGGACGGCGCCACCTCCGAACCGGTCACCGGCGTCTTCCGCACCGCGCCCACCGCCGCGGCGGACATCAGGCTCCAGTGGTCCGGCGACGTCGCGGGCCAGGGCTACGGCATCAACCCCGACCTGGGCGGTATGACGATCTTCGCCGCCATGGTCGCCCGCGACCCGCACCTGTTCCTGCACTCCGGCGACTCCATCTACGCCGACGGACCGCTGAAGGAATCGGTGGCCCTGCCCGACGGACGGATCTGGCGCAATATCGTGAGCGAGGCGAAAAGCGCTGTCGCGCAGACATTGGACCAATTCCGCGGTAACTACGCCTACAACCTGACCGACGAGAACTACCGCCGCTTCAACAACTCGGTCGCCCAAGTGGTGCAGTGGGACGACCATGAGACGGTGAACAACTGGTACCCCGGCGGACTCGTCGCCGAATCCAAGGGCTACACCGAACGCGGCATGGACACCCTCGCCGCCAGCTCGTGGCAAGCCTTTCACGAGTGGATGCCGCTGGAGCCGAGAGAAGCGGTGGACGGTCGCCTGTATCGCAAGATCGCCTACGGTCCGCTGCTCGACGTCTTCGTGCTGGACATGCGCACGAACAAGGACGCCAACGACGCCAACAACGGACCCAACGGCCGCATTCTCGGCCCGGCGCAGACGCAATGGCTGATCGACGGCCTGCGCGTGTCCACCGCCACCTGGAAGATCATCGCCAACGACTTGCCCCTCGGCGTGATCGTCCCGGACGGCGAACAGAAGAACACCACCGCCTACGAAGGCTCCGCCAACGGCGACCCCGGTGCGCCGTCGGGCCGGGAACGCGAGATCGCGCAGGTGCTGTCGTCGATCAAGGCGAACGAAGTGACCGGCGTCGTGTGGCTCACCGCCGACGTGCACTACACGGCGGCGCACCGCTATTCGCCCGAGCGCGCGGCCTTCACCGACTTCGACGAGTTCTGGGAGTTCGTCTCCGGTCCGCTGAACGCGGGCGCGTTCGGCCCGAACCAGCTGGACGGGACATTCGGCCCGGAAGCGGTCTACGTCCACGCGCCGCCGGCGCAGAACAGTTCGCCGCTGGACGGCTTTCAGCATTTCGGCGAGGTGCGCATCGACGGAAAGTCGAGGGAACTGACCGT
Encoded here:
- a CDS encoding 1-acyl-sn-glycerol-3-phosphate acyltransferase — its product is MFYWLLKFVLLGPFIHLYNRPTVEGVENIPADGPAIMAGNHLSFADWLFAPLLSPRRINYLAKAEYFNTPGIKGRFQKFFFSASGQYPIDRSGADAAEDALNAARKLLDQGRLVGLYPEGTRSPDGRLYKGKTGLARLALETGVPVIPVAVIGTDQVSPPGPFRWRRRKVTVKFGEPIDFSRYEGMGGNRFVERAVTDEVMYELMRLTGQEYVDVYAHSLKEGVPSGSRPAAVSVRIPDTAAG
- a CDS encoding alkaline phosphatase D family protein, producing MTGSGPSRRTVLRASALGLVAAPALAACAADSGPGLVRPRPVLTHGVAVGDPRADGALIWARADRPATLIVETAATESFTDAKRFTGPLLTPDSDGTGRVRVDGLPAGQLVHYRVTLRGEDGATSEPVTGVFRTAPTAAADIRLQWSGDVAGQGYGINPDLGGMTIFAAMVARDPHLFLHSGDSIYADGPLKESVALPDGRIWRNIVSEAKSAVAQTLDQFRGNYAYNLTDENYRRFNNSVAQVVQWDDHETVNNWYPGGLVAESKGYTERGMDTLAASSWQAFHEWMPLEPREAVDGRLYRKIAYGPLLDVFVLDMRTNKDANDANNGPNGRILGPAQTQWLIDGLRVSTATWKIIANDLPLGVIVPDGEQKNTTAYEGSANGDPGAPSGREREIAQVLSSIKANEVTGVVWLTADVHYTAAHRYSPERAAFTDFDEFWEFVSGPLNAGAFGPNQLDGTFGPEAVYVHAPPAQNSSPLDGFQHFGEVRIDGKSRELTVDLCDAAGSVLFSKSLAPASR